In a single window of the candidate division WOR-3 bacterium genome:
- the hutH gene encoding histidine ammonia-lyase, with product MIEIPKIPLTAQDVLKVARKEEQVRLSVQARHQLQEARAIIDTIPYSGAAVYGVNTGFGALANVTLSPDRLTRLQYKLIDSHAVGWGAKLEPEIVRSAMFLRANMLAKGYSGVRPAVVEMLIKMLNYDIVPVVPETGSVGASGDLAPLAFIVQAMLGRGEVYFKNNRMSAARALKKAGLKPLGLEIKEGLSLINGTEMMAGAGAVIVEKSKYLVKLLDLASAFSVVALQGQTQPFRLELMKLKPHLGQMVSAKNLRKLLQGYTLSQNRVQDAYSLRCIPQINGAIREGINFAQRIVNTELNSVTDNPVLITHNNKTELISGGNFHGQAIALALDTLAISLTSLGVSTERRIFRMLDDKLSGLSAFLIQEAGENSGLMMLQVLATALISENKVLSNPASIHSLPTSASQEDLVSMGMTAANKLKKILENSYVILSIELLCARQAIELGGFKVPDGLKIFYEIFQKEIPFITEDRPFQSDLEKVLSIINSKKFVGLVENEIF from the coding sequence ATGATTGAGATTCCCAAAATACCACTAACTGCCCAAGATGTGCTAAAAGTTGCTCGAAAAGAAGAGCAAGTTAGACTCTCCGTTCAAGCTCGGCATCAACTACAGGAGGCCCGTGCTATTATCGATACGATTCCTTACTCGGGCGCGGCAGTTTATGGGGTAAATACCGGATTTGGGGCCTTAGCAAATGTTACACTTTCACCGGATCGATTGACTAGGCTTCAATATAAACTGATCGATTCGCATGCGGTCGGCTGGGGCGCGAAGTTAGAGCCGGAGATCGTGCGCAGTGCGATGTTTTTACGCGCAAATATGCTGGCTAAGGGGTATTCTGGGGTTCGGCCCGCAGTTGTTGAGATGCTAATAAAAATGTTAAATTACGATATCGTTCCGGTAGTCCCAGAAACCGGTTCGGTCGGTGCCTCAGGAGATTTAGCGCCTCTGGCGTTTATTGTTCAGGCGATGCTCGGTCGAGGAGAAGTTTACTTTAAGAACAACCGAATGTCTGCAGCTCGGGCGCTTAAGAAGGCAGGGCTTAAGCCCTTAGGGCTTGAAATTAAAGAAGGCTTATCTCTAATTAACGGTACTGAGATGATGGCTGGGGCTGGTGCCGTTATAGTAGAAAAAAGTAAATATTTAGTAAAATTATTAGATCTGGCTTCAGCTTTTAGTGTGGTTGCTCTTCAGGGCCAAACCCAACCATTTCGATTAGAACTAATGAAATTAAAACCTCATTTGGGGCAGATGGTTTCAGCGAAAAATTTAAGAAAACTACTCCAGGGTTATACTTTGTCTCAAAACAGAGTTCAAGATGCTTATTCGTTACGATGCATACCCCAGATCAACGGTGCCATTCGCGAAGGTATAAATTTTGCCCAGCGGATTGTAAATACCGAACTTAACTCGGTGACCGATAATCCGGTGCTTATTACACATAATAATAAAACAGAATTAATTTCTGGGGGTAATTTTCATGGCCAGGCCATTGCTTTAGCCTTAGATACTTTAGCCATTAGTCTAACCAGTTTGGGAGTAAGTACGGAACGACGGATATTCCGAATGCTTGATGATAAATTATCTGGACTTTCAGCTTTTTTAATCCAAGAGGCTGGCGAGAACTCTGGACTTATGATGCTTCAGGTTTTGGCCACGGCATTAATATCTGAAAACAAGGTTCTAAGTAATCCAGCATCGATTCATTCGTTACCAACTTCCGCATCCCAAGAAGATTTAGTAAGTATGGGCATGACAGCGGCTAACAAACTTAAGAAAATTTTGGAAAACTCATACGTGATTTTAAGTATCGAACTACTCTGTGCTCGACAAGCTATTGAACTTGGTGGCTTTAAGGTGCCAGATGGGCTCAAAATATTCTATGAAATATTCCAGAAAGAGATTCCTTTTATTACCGAAGACCGTCCATTTCAGTCCGATCTTGAGAAAGTTTTATCGATTATTAACAGCAAGAAGTTTGTCGGGTTAGTCGAAAATGAGATTTTCTGA
- a CDS encoding deoxyribonuclease IV codes for MRFGFHISISGGFRKVVERAVAKNCETIQLFSRNPRGWEFGDLDLEDVKEFRDKIKTSGISPVVVHMPYLPNLATTARLEFDKSLKSLIAELDRAQKLGAQYLVMHIGKRLTASKEEALNQVVKGINTAFQKVKNEVILLLENTAGMGSEVGYNFSQIKMIFDQVREPDRLGVVLDTAHIFEAGYPIHTKDGLDKTLKEFDRLIGLKKLYLLHLNDSKTDLGSRIDRHWHIGEGKIGRDGFRIIINHPLLRHLPGIMETPRKTDNDDIKNMKVIRSLVSKS; via the coding sequence ATGCGGTTTGGATTTCATATCTCAATCAGTGGGGGATTTCGAAAAGTCGTCGAGCGTGCCGTAGCTAAAAATTGTGAGACAATTCAACTATTTTCTCGTAATCCTCGGGGTTGGGAATTTGGCGATTTAGATTTAGAGGATGTGAAGGAATTTCGAGATAAAATAAAGACTTCTGGAATCAGCCCGGTAGTGGTTCATATGCCCTATCTGCCGAATTTAGCGACAACGGCTCGGCTGGAGTTCGATAAGTCGCTTAAATCATTAATCGCAGAACTGGACCGGGCTCAGAAGCTTGGAGCTCAGTATTTAGTCATGCATATTGGCAAACGGCTCACCGCCAGTAAAGAAGAGGCCTTAAACCAAGTTGTCAAGGGAATAAATACCGCGTTTCAGAAAGTAAAAAACGAGGTGATTTTGCTTTTAGAAAACACCGCGGGGATGGGTTCTGAAGTTGGCTATAATTTTTCTCAGATTAAAATGATCTTTGATCAGGTTCGAGAACCGGACCGGCTAGGTGTGGTGTTAGATACCGCCCATATTTTTGAGGCTGGTTATCCAATACATACAAAAGACGGGTTAGATAAAACCCTAAAAGAGTTTGATCGTCTTATTGGGCTTAAAAAACTTTATCTATTACACCTAAATGACTCTAAAACCGATTTAGGCTCACGAATTGACCGGCACTGGCATATTGGAGAAGGTAAAATTGGCCGCGATGGTTTTCGCATCATTATCAATCATCCGCTTCTACGCCACCTACCGGGTATCATGGAAACACCGCGCAAAACCGACAATGATGATATAAAAAATATGAAGGTGATTAGAAGTTTAGTCAGCAAATCGTAA
- a CDS encoding 4Fe-4S binding protein, with the protein MRYKKTGVLTEADLKKAGLLPSKERLEKGPVAIIECIENIPCNPCMYACPRKAIKIPGIITNLPQIDFELCNGCGSCIARCPGLAIFVVNKNYNEKEATVSFPYEFLPRPKVGEIVTATDRYGQPVCRARVEKVLDSKANDRCAVITIAVPKKYYNKVRFIKLKSRK; encoded by the coding sequence ATGCGCTATAAAAAAACCGGCGTATTAACCGAGGCGGACCTAAAAAAAGCCGGCTTACTTCCTTCAAAAGAACGTTTAGAAAAAGGACCGGTGGCGATAATTGAGTGCATCGAAAATATCCCCTGCAATCCCTGTATGTATGCCTGTCCCCGTAAGGCGATCAAGATTCCCGGAATAATTACTAATCTTCCACAAATTGACTTTGAGTTATGTAACGGCTGTGGCAGTTGTATAGCCCGGTGTCCGGGACTGGCAATTTTTGTGGTCAACAAGAATTACAACGAAAAAGAAGCCACAGTATCATTTCCTTATGAATTTCTGCCCCGGCCTAAAGTTGGCGAGATTGTTACCGCGACCGACCGTTATGGACAACCAGTATGCCGCGCCCGCGTCGAAAAAGTCCTCGACAGCAAAGCTAATGACCGATGCGCAGTAATCACTATTGCTGTGCCCAAAAAATATTACAATAAAGTACGATTTATTAAATTAAAATCAAGAAAATGA